The following coding sequences are from one Mytilus trossulus isolate FHL-02 chromosome 8, PNRI_Mtr1.1.1.hap1, whole genome shotgun sequence window:
- the LOC134727569 gene encoding uncharacterized protein LOC134727569 yields the protein MAATSDDEKEFFAISKIGKGSDQHCCVPSCNSNGRRHQVSFHRFPQAGARRNSWIQAIRRDPGPLFNINASTFVCSLHFTKEDFKWTPVRKTLTADAVPTVFSWTRDFTPRKAHFKHITPNKKTKLQSEHEMMDSISEEVNQEEDIEESEENLGDTSGVVAENIEKELERKLKERDEEIKQLKEKLRIERFGVCRFSNDNSMIMFFTGFSTYTLFLAFFNYIQPAANSMTSYYYKATDTVNLSVSRQRTMVLIDELLMFLCRLKCGLFEQDLACRFNVHVSTVSRKLITWSNFLYFVLGSINIWPTRNQIQNKMPQVFKTLYPTTRVIIDCTEIPTERPSSLALNSKFYSTYKSTHTFKSLVGIAPHGALIFISSLYTGSMSDVEITKLCGLVELLEEGDSIMADKGFVLNNVLSGTGITVNTPPFLMNKGQFTKQEVEETQTIARLRIHVERHIRRVKEFHLFDRPIPLSMIGSINQIWTVANILTLFRGPLVKQWQ from the exons ATGGCCGCCACGAGTGACGACGAGAAAGAGTTCTTTGCAATATCTAAGATTGGCAAAGGTAGTGACCAACATTGTTGCGTCCCTAGCTGTAACAGCAATGGTCGTCGCCATCAAGTTTCATTCCACAGATTTCCTCAGGCTGGTGCAAGGAGAAACTCGTGGATTCAGGCAATCAGAAGAGACCCTGGACCACTATTCAAT ATCAATGCATCCACATTTGTGTGTTCCTTGCACTTTACAAAAGAGGACTTCAAGTGGACACCAGTTAGGAAAACTCTGACAGCAGATGCTGTACCAACAGTGTTTAGTTGGACAAGAGATTTCACCCCAAGAAAAGCTCATTTTAAACACATCACACCAAACAAGAAGACTAAGCTGCAGTCAGAGCATGAGATGATGGATAGTATT TCAGAGGAGGTTAACCAGGAAGAAGATATTGAAGAATCTGAAGAAAATTTGGGGGATACTAG TGGTGTGGTAGCTGAAAACATAGAGAAAGAACTAGAGAGAAAGTTGAAAGAGAGAGATGAAGAGATTAAACAGTTAAAGGAGAAGTTAAGAATAGAACGTTTTGGGGTGTGCAGATTTTCTAATGATAATTCAATGATTATGTTTTTTACTGGTTTTTCCACTTATACTTTGTTCTTGGCTTTCTTTAATTACATTCAACCAGCTGCTAATTCTATGACCAGCTATTATTATAAAGCCACTGACACTGTTAATTTGTCTGTTTCCAGACAAAGGACTATGGTTTTAATAGACGAGTTGCTTATGTTTCTGTGCAGACTAAAGTGTGGTTTATTTGAGCAAGATTTAGCTTGTAGATTTAATGTTCATGTTTCAACTGTTAGTAGAAAATTAATAACCTGGTCAAATTTTTTGTACTTTGTACTGGGTAGTATAAATATATGGccaacaaggaatcaaattcaGAACAAAATGCCTCaggtttttaaaactttgtatCCTACTACTAGAGTAATTATTGACTGTACTGAGATACCAACTGAGAGACCATCATCTTTGGCTCTCAATTCTAAGTTTTATTCTACTTATAAGAGTACACATACTTTTAAAAGTCTTGTTGGTATTGCACCACATGGTGcccttatttttatttcttcattgtATACTGGTAGTATGTCTGATGTTGAGATAACAAAGCTTTGTGGTTTAGTTGAACTTTTAGAGGAAGGTGATTCCATTATGGCTGATAAAGGTTTtgtattaaataatgttttatctGGAACTGGCATAACTGTCAATACACCCCCATTCCTTATGAATAAGGGTCAGTTCACTAAGCAGGAGGTAGAGGAAACTCAAACTATTGCTCGCCTTAGGATACATGTTGAAAGGCACATTAGAAGAGTAAAAGAATTTCACCTTTTTGACAGACCTATACCTCTGAGCATGATTGgttcaatcaatcaaatttggACTGTTGCTAATATTCTGACACTTTTCAGAGGTCCACTTGTAAAGCAGTGGCAGTGA